AAAAACGTGCACAAAATGAAGGTAATTTACAGCAAGAAACAAATACACAGCTTATTTCATTTCTTGCCTTTATGTAAGCAGATGAGCAGACGGCTGTTTAACTCATTACTTTGGTTGATGTGTCATATATATTTTGACTAAAAATTATAGGAAGTTGTTCCTCTGAGGGAGTCTTTTAGGGGTGGAAGCAGGGGGATAGCAATATTGCCTCAGATTCAAACTGGCATCACCATAAACCCTGAATACCAGGGTGGGATGGAGTCAGCCTTTTATagttgaaatacaattttttattcaCCACTGTATGCACAaatccttgaaaataaaatttctttccctactatttttgtccattttatttgtCACATGATGAATTCATTAAGTGTTCAACAGTCCCCTGGGTTCTACCCAAGTATACCTTTTTAGTTTATTAGTGACTAATAAACTATTAGTTTATTCCTGTTAATCCCTTGTAATGGTCAGCAAATATGCGATATAGTTCAGAATTTATGAAGGTGTAGTTTCCTCCTTTGAGGGAACTGATACATGTATCAGCTTATATATAAGCATGTATATATGAAtaagttttaaagtatattaaataaGGCAGATAACACTCCATACATTTTATCTACCACTGCAATGGAATACAAATATCTGTCATTACCAGTCATAAACTTCATTCAAATGAGattatcagggatgcctgggtggcagggcagttgagctcagggcatgatcctggagttccaggatggagtcccaaatcgggctccctgcatggagcctgcttctccctctgcctgtgtctctgcctctctctctctctctctctctctctctctctgggtgtctctcatgaataaataagtaaaatcttaaaaaaaaaaaaccaaaaaatgaaacATGAGATTATCAGGTTTACCATCCATGCACCCAGAAAATCCTTGAGCCAGTGGGATTCTGACATGAATGGATAGTTTTCCCCTATTTGTTTATTCCAAGTGCACAGTGGAACTGGCACAGTTACAAATTATAAATCCACAAAATTCTTCTGATTTACCTTATCCACACACAAACGTTTTTCgttgaaaaaggagaaagaaggaactgACATGTAAAAAATTGTGTCCCTTGATGTGAAAGGAGCTAATTCTCATTATATAGTCACTACTCATTCTGGAATTTGAAAGACATGCTTTAATGGACAGTAAGTGAAGGCTCAGCAATACCCgggcacccgggtggcccagcggtttagccccgcctttggcccagggcatgaacctggagacctgggatcgagtcctgcgtcgggctccttgcatggagcccgcttctccctctgccggtgtctctgcctctctctctgtctctctcatgaataaataaaatcttaaaaaaaaaaaaaaaaatcaagctccCAGTAGTAAGAGGGCTCTTGTAAATGACAGGGATATGCCTTCctgcttttattcatttcacaGCCTGACTGCTAAGTCATtggatttattatttctttaaagattgttatttattcatgagagacagagagagaggcagatacacaggcagagggagaagcaggctccatgcagggagccggatggggactcgatcctgggaccctgggatcaggtcctgagctgaaggcaggcgctcaaccgctgagccacgcaggcgtccctaaATCATTGGATTTAAATAATCTATTCTCACTTTTCCCTTTggtaaaatgttttccttttcccttggGAGAAGGAGCTCCTGGGGGCGCCGATCCTGGTTAATGACCAGGGTTGCCTTCTCCATGGGACAGCAGTCATCATCTATAAATCTCCTGCGACTGACTCATCTTATATCCAGAACTTGGATCAAAGACGTGGGTCGAAGATCAAAGGAAAGCTATAGATACGGATATAAATATGTACTTGGGCAAAGATCGTGCGTAAGGCAAGCACgatcagggcagcccccgtggctcagaggtttagcgccgcctgcagctcagggcgtgatcctggagactcggaaccgagtcccacgtggggctccctgcatggggcccgcgtgtgtgtgtgtgtgtgtgtgtgtgtgtgtgtgtgtgtgtgtgtgtgtgttgtgatgaataaataactacaatctttaaagagaggggggaaaaaaagacaagcacGATCTTGCGGTCTAGTCTTGCCGGAGTTGTTTGTCCAAACCTTCCCGGGGACCCGGGTTCCCCCTCCGAGCCACGCGAGGGCAGCAGAGCGCACCGAGGGCGCACCCGGCCGAGGGCGTTGCGCTCAGTGGCTCCTCCCAGAATCCTCCGGGGCGGAGGCCTTTAAAAGGGGGGTGCCGACTTCCGGCCCTTCCCGGAGGGAGAGCGGCCTGGGGCGGCGGTGCTGTGTGTGGTGCTGCGATGTGCGTGGAAGGCGCGTGGAAGGCGCGTGGAAGGCGCGTGTGGGCTGAGTGAGTGGGCGCGCGAGTGTGGTGGGTCCACGTGGGGCGTGCAAGGCGAGCGTGTGTGCGCCGTCCCTGAGCCCCTCCCCCCGTCTACACCTTGATCTTATTTGATCGGGTTGTGACCCAGCCCCGCCGGGCCGGCCCGAGATGAAAAGCTCCCTCCTGCGAAGCCCCCTCCGCGGGGCGCTGTGCGGCGAGGCCCGCGGGCGGCGGCAGCACCGCGGCCCCGGCGCTGGTCTGACGGGGCCCGGCGCTCAGAAGTGATGAATTGATCAGATAGACGAGGCCGGGCCCGTCCCGCGCCGCTGATTATCGAGGCGATTCTGATCTGAGCCCGGCCCCGGGGCGCGGCCGCCGGAGGCCCCGGGTGCAGCCGCAGGCACGGGGGGCTTGTGTGCGCTGCACGGTTTCCCTCCGCCCGTTGCCTTCCCCGCAGGCCTGGCCCTGGTGGCCCTGGTGGCCTCTGTACGGCGTCTGACCCTGCAGGTTAGGTCTACGGGCGTGCGTGTACGGGTGGAGCGCTTGCAGGGTCCGGAGTGCGGGGACTGGCCCCAGCTTTACGGAATTACAATTATCAGGGAGGCTTTTTTAAACCTCGATGTATGGGGTCAcgataataaatttttaaagattcagtaTCAAATAACCTGCATGCGATGATTACCCAGAGCCCTTCCTCTCTGCCACTTTCATCAGGTCTAAACAGTGAGAactgggaggcccaggggctcagtGAGATCCTGGAAacggggtcctgcttctccctctctctgtgtgtgtctctcatgaataaataaataagatcttagagAGAGAACTGAAACTTCATATTGCCACTTGGCAGCAGATGTGATCTGAATAGGCTGGAGTCTCTGGAAGAGGGCTTGTGATAGTTTGATGGTTTAAGGACCCTGTACCTGAGTAACAGGAAGCAGCTTTCTCATCTGAATTATGCAACAATGCATATGCTGTCCAAACTTAGAAATAGGAACTGATCCTACGGTATTCTGAAAGGTCTGCAGTTTCTTGCCTAATCTAACATCAGGTTCCCCTGAGTGACTTGTAATTTTAGAAACCACATCAATGCATCAGTTTTTAGGTACCTTCAAACCCAAGCACCAGGTTGTTGAATCACGTTTATAAGAATCAAGGACTGTATTTCACAGCACAAATTGACAAAAGGGAATTGGCTCCCAGGCAAGAAGAGAGCAGAGTTAGAGAATGAACAATGGcaaggaaccaggaccaggaaaATGGAACCCTTATGGTAAAGTAGAGTCCAGCAGATGACTAAATTCGGAAGGTCTGACATCTGTTAAGTATGAATGACCTCAGCATAAACGCTAATTCTCCATAGAGCTTCCAGAATTATGGTTTGGTAAGCTCATTAAGAGAATGGGCTGTGCCCACTCTTGTTTCCCCAAAATTTATCTCAGTGTCTGACATACAAGTTTGGAATGAGTCCACTTTACAAAATATGAATACCTGTCCCCTGctgaaaacaagatttttttttctttttttgttttaagtaggctccacacccagcccaatgtggggcctgaactcaagaccctaagacccaagacctcagctgagatcaagactgagACAGTTAACAGCCACGCAGGCACCCATGTGCTGTTTAGTTCTAAATCCTTAGCTTTTCAGCAAGATGACTTTCCAAATTGCAAATCTGTCCACGAGGACTAATTTCTAGAAGTTGGGAAACATCcctcccacattttatttttttttatttttttatttttttaatattttttttctttatttatttatgatagtcacacacacagagagagagagagagagagagaggcagagacacaggcagagggagaagcaggctccatgcaccgggagcccgacatgggatttgatcccgggtctccaggattgcgccctgggccaaaggcaggcgccaaaccactatgccacccagggatcccgcctccCACATTTTAAAAGCAGTTAAGTGGCAACTCTCAGTCCATGGGTAATGCACTTCAGGCTTCATCCAGCACAAATCTATTTAATGGAGGTGAGCGGCAGTATGTTCCACTATGATTAATTAGTCCAGGAGCCTGTCAACACTAAGTAGAGAAGAAGCCACCATCATTCTTTCGGGAGTAGCCTCCATTGGTGGCAGCAGTGTGAGGGGAcactgtggagaaaagagaagagggagtaGGCTGTGAATTGCAAATCCTTTGCCTTTTCTGGGAACCTGTAATCACCCATACATTGCTGGGTACTGTGGAGGAGGTTCTTATAACATCTGGGGAAACTGGCCTATAGAGGACTGATGGGAGATAGCTGTAGGGTCCTCCACCCCCAGATTTCTGTCCTTTGATAGACATTTTGTCCCCTAGACTTAGGGGACAGAGCTAAAGGCTCTGAAAATTCATCTTCTAGTTTATAGGCAGTATGTCCTCTGGTATTAATCTGAGAAAGTACCAACTTAGTCACTGCTATTCTAAGACCTTCAGTTATCCTTGAAGTTCTCTAATGACCAATCACCTCAATTCCCTGATTCCTGGGTCAATTTAAAAAAGCTCTTGTACCACCCATCTGCCCATCCAGTCTTCTAACCCTTACCTATGGATCCCTGGATGCTGTGGATAGACTCCTTCTTAGGGTTGATCCAGTGTCTGATGTTAGCTCGGGAAGTGACGGAAGGTGGCGGAGGAGGGGGTAAAAGTTCTCCAGGGAATTGGGTCTTGATGATTCTAGAAGATGGTATGGGGAAGAACAGGGGAGAGTGAAATCAATCAGAAGAAGAAAggtgaggagggaaagaaagttgCATGCAGCCTCAAAAATAATGCAGCCAAAGACCTTTATCCTCTGGGAATTAGctgaatattttgtttgtttatacagATGAGCAAAATGCTGGAGGATCTCTATTCACTTtagttaataaaaatacagaaattgcaTTATAGATgtaaaaagcacagaaaaaatgtatacaaatgaGTACCTATTGATTATCTTATTTCCCAGGTGACACTTTACCTTACATGACTGGGTGGCATTGTCCTTAGGGTGGAGAAGTCCTGCCTGCACCACTTACCCATGGATATCCTGGGTGGTCTCCTGGTGTAAAAGTATCTCACTTTTGTTCTTGAATGTCCCTGTGTGGTGGTTGTACAAGGCTGCTAAGCGGAAATCCAGGTCATCCTTTGGTATCTACAGAAGAAGTCAATCCACCCAGGGTTAACTTGCCACCTTTACCTCAACTCTAGTCAAGTTCTGTTGGGCTTACTTTTTCCCCAAAAGCAGAGTGAACTCCTTTTGGGCTTGATGTCCACCAGCTCCTTACACATCAAAGGCATCTTGACTCTTGTCAATATAGAATTGTGTTATAGGTctaatggggtgggggggggtgagcTCTCACTGGAGATATGGAAATCATATTGTCCTCCACATGGGCTTAATGGGCCTTATGTCATGTATGGTTATCAGAAGAATGAAAAGTCTGGTGAGAAAATGATTTGCTCCAGATAATCTACTGTAGCAAAACACAAGCCTTCCGACTTCCCAGAGGCCAGATAAATTGATATTAGGCTTTAGGTTTGGTAGGACCTTGGACTAGGGACAAAATAAAGATGCTGATGCCATTGAGGACAGACTACctttcaaaaaagatatatatgaatCTTAAGCAGGTGTGAAGAGAAATAGTATTTCAATGCTGGGTACCTCAggatcaagaaaataaatatcccgCCTCGTGGAGGTGATTGTGGGAGTTGAGCTGAGCCGACTCCAGGGTTCCTGTTGCTGAGCAAGGTGAGTTGGGTTCTTATATGGCAGTTTCTGCAAAAGAGAAACCACAGCAGGACCTGGTTACAGGAGGCCTTGCTGATATGATAGCTTCAGTGACATCCATCTCCTTATTCCATCCTAGTGTAACTGAAGCTCAGGGGGTCTCTTCAAAGGGAAGAACGATATGAGGCAAGACTCCCAGGCTTTTGATGCTCTTAGGTTTTCAATATTAGAACTGACAAAAGTTGGCCAGGAATACAGGAAAAAGGGTGGAGTGGGACGGGGTGGTGAGTGCAGAGAAGATAAGAAGGAAGATGAGCTCATGTTTAGATGTCCTCTGAGTTTGAAGAAAAGGTTAAGTTGCCCGAATGCAGTCAACACGTGGAACATGGGAAGTTGAAACTTGAAGGAGAGCTCAGAGCAAGTAATAGAGGTCTGGGGATCATCCACATGAAGTAGTGGCTAAAGCCTGCAAAAAGGATTGTGGCCAAAAGGGCTCACGATTGCACAATATTAtaatggggagggggaggagagagaaaagatacTAAGGTAATCAGAAACAGGAGAATCAGGAAAGAACCTCATAAACAATGTGAAAAGCACACAACTGATTTCTTCATTTAATGTAAAATGCCACATTGTTCACATCCTTAGTACCTAGCGCAGTGACCTAACACATggtattcaaaaatgaaatattgtttgAATAATGACTGCATTCCAATGAGTATAGCTTCAACCTAGTAGAAATCAAATTCAATCTATTCAGTGTTGGAACCCTCCTCTACATATGACAAAGTGCTTGTGTAACTTGGGTCAGGCATTAATTGAATAGTACGTACCAGACAGTGTGCTGTcacaaaaaaaatatgataaatgaaacaagaaaactagaaatacatGATGCAAGCATAGGCAGCTCTCCTCCAATTCCTCAAAGGCTACATAAGCTTCATCATGTCCTCATTCAGCAGAAGAATGAGACTGTCCTCCACTGAGAAAGTAAGACTGTCAAGCATGAATACCATCCTCATATCCATTGTCCTATCTCAAAGAAAGGGATATACCTTTTACTCAAGAATAACCCttatgaatggaaaaagatattacATTCaaattgaagcaaaaaaaaaaaaaaccagcaatacttatattaaacaaaataaactttaaaacaaagactataccAAGAATCACATTAAAGGCATTACATAGTGATAAAGGGACCAattcaacaagaggatataacaattgggAAGatcggatgcctgggtggcttggtggttgagcgtctgcctttggctctgggcgtgatcctggagtcccatattgggctccctgtagggagcctgcttatcctctctctgcctatgtctctgcttctctctctgtcttgtgaataaataagtaaaatcttttaaaatttaaaaaaccaattgTGAATATCTATGTACCCAAAATAGGAGCACCTAACTACTTAGAGCAAATTTTTCCTTAATAGACATAAAGGCAGAAACTGACAGTAATACACCCATATTATGGGGCTTTAACATGCACTTACATCAacggatagatcatccagacaggaAACCAACAAGGAAATGATGGCTttgaaccatttttttaaaaaatcagatcagATGGACCTGACACATAGATACACAACATtccacatattcttttcaagagcTTACGGAGCATTCTCCAGGAGAGATCACACatcaaaccaaaaaacaagtctcaataaatttaagaagaccgAAATCACATCAAGAAACTTTTCCAACCACAGTGGTATAAACTAGAAGTTAattagcagaaaagaaaaaaactggaaaaaatacagagaggctaagcaacatgctactaaacaaccaatgggtcaactAAGcaatcagaggaaataaaaaaatacagagaaaatgaaaacacagtgaaACACACTGTCTGAAGCCTTTGAGAGTTGTAAGAGGGAATtttatagtaatacaggcctacgtcaagaaacaagaaaagaaaaagaaacaagaaaaatcccaaacaatctaatcttatacctaaagaaattagaaaaaaagaatgaacaaagccTAACAAAGAATCTAACAAAATtagtagaagaaaataataaagatcagagcagaaataaatgaagactaatacacacacacgcacacacagatcAAGGAAAccaaatgaaaccaagagctggttcttggaaaacataaaattgataaaccttgaGCCAGactcctcaggaaaaaaaagagtgagcaaggacttaaataaaatcagaaatgaaggaggagaaataataaccaacatcacagaaacacagagaattATAGCAAAATACCATGAAAAAATGTATAGGATCTTCCTAaactaaatcaaaaagaaatagaaaatttgaacagatgaaTTACTAGTAATAAAACTgaaatcataattaaaaaaacccaataaacaaaagtgtaggaccagatagcttcacaaGTGGATtctgttaaacatttaaaaagagttaacactcttttcatttttttatttttattttatttatttttttaagatttatttttatttatttatgagagagagagagagagaggcagagacacaggcagagggagaaacgggctccatgccgggagcccgacacgggactcgatcccgggactccaagatcgcgccctgggccaaaggcaggcgcgaaaccgctgagccacccagggatccccactcttttcattttttaaaaaaagatttttatttatttattcatgagagagagaggcagagggagaagcaggctccatgcagggagtccttgggactcgatcccaggtctccaggatcacgccctgggctgaaggtggcgctaaaccgctgagccacctgggctgccccaacacTCTTCAAACCATtctaaaaaacagaagaggaaggaagtcttccaaattcattctacaaggccagcattaccgtgataccaaaatcagacagaGACTACGAATGAAAGAAAACTACGAGCCTATATCTCTGGTGAACACAGAcataaaaatcttcaataaaatattagtaagtcaaattcaataatacatttaaaggaTCATTCGCTATGATCAAATGGGATGTATTCCAATGATGCAAGGGTAggtcagtattcacaaatcagcgtgatacatcacattaacaaggaAGGATAGAAACtgtatgatcatctcaatagatgcagaaaaagcatttgacaaaatacaacatctgtttattataaaaaatctcaagtagatttagagggaatGTATCTCAACACAATAAAGGTAAATATGAAAACCCGCAGCCAACATCAATTTCAAGGTGAACAACTGATagattttcctctaaggtcaggaacaaaacaaggatgtccacaaTCACCACTTTTATtgaacatagtactgaaagtcttaGCTGCatcaatcagacaagaaaaaggaataaaaggcatccaaattgataaggaagaagtaaaactgtcattatttgcacatacatgatactatatatagaaaaccctacagactactaaaaaactattagaactaataaatgagttccctaaagttgcagaatacaaaattaatgtaaagAAATCTGTTGTTTCTATACATCAATGAAAAAGTGGAaagacaaattagaaaacaattctatttacaattgcaccaaaaat
The sequence above is drawn from the Canis lupus baileyi chromosome 8, mCanLup2.hap1, whole genome shotgun sequence genome and encodes:
- the CFAP276 gene encoding cilia- and flagella-associated protein 276, whose protein sequence is MPFPRDPLQRPTLENDDSYLGKLRASKKLPYKNPTHLAQQQEPWSRLSSTPTITSTRRDIYFLDPEIPKDDLDFRLAALYNHHTGTFKNKSEILLHQETTQDIHGIIKTQFPGELLPPPPPPSVTSRANIRHWINPKKESIHSIQGSIVSPHTAATNGGYSRKNDGGFFST